The genome window GATCTCTTCTGGCCGATGGAACCCTGGCTCATGGACATCGAATGGGATTTCCTCTCTCTTCCTCCCCGCTACTACACAACGGTGATGCACGTAGATTGCTTGCAGAGATGATCCTCTGGGCGGTTTTGTCGTAGGCAACCGGTGGAGTAATTACAAGTCAATTAAGAAGTTTCCTGCCTCGTAGATACATTGATTGTCTGCAAAGATTTTTCCCTCTGTGCGCATATCACAAATCATATCCCAGTGGAGCGCTGATTCGTTTGAGCCCCCCGTTTCCGCGTAGGCTGAGCCGAGAGCAAGATGTACGGTTCCTCCCATTTTCTCATCGAAGAGGATGTTCCCCGTGCAGCGGGTGATATTCTCATTGGTTCCAAGGGCTACCTCACCTACGTACGATGCATTTGCATCTGTGGCAATCATTTCGTGAAGAAAGGATTCGCCCCGGGCGGCCCGCGCCTCCACAACCGCTCCTTTTTTAAAGGTAAGACGTACATCTTCCACAATATTTCCTGCGTACACTGCGGGAAAGGAGTAGCGAATTGTTCCATTTACGGAGTATTTATGGGGTGCCGTAAAAACTTCTCCGTCAGGAAAATTGCGCTTGCCATGGCTGTTTATCCACGTTCTTCCCGCAATAGAGAAGGAGATATCCGTGTCGGGTGCGACATAGCGCAGGGTCGATTTTGTTTCGAGAAATCGACAAAGTCTTTCCTGTGTGCGTCCTCTTTTTTCCCATATCCCAACCGGATCGGGATGGGAAAGAAAGCCAGCGGAAAAGACAAAATCTTCGTACTCGCGCAGTG of Chitinivibrio alkaliphilus ACht1 contains these proteins:
- a CDS encoding aminopeptidase — translated: MKDIRLERLAHVLTTHSLNIQKGQRVLIRGNEHTLPLIHECYAKVLARGGLPEVDVSLTGLQEILLSEGSSTQITDISPREACIPDTYDALLMVWGGTNTRELSHIPSEKIALRKRSRRDWMKRFSQRAAEKKLAWVGTQYPTALDAQEASMSLREYEDFVFSAGFLSHPDPVGIWEKRGRTQERLCRFLETKSTLRYVAPDTDISFSIAGRTWINSHGKRNFPDGEVFTAPHKYSVNGTIRYSFPAVYAGNIVEDVRLTFKKGAVVEARAARGESFLHEMIATDANASYVGEVALGTNENITRCTGNILFDEKMGGTVHLALGSAYAETGGSNESALHWDMICDMRTEGKIFADNQCIYEAGNFLIDL